The nucleotide sequence CCAGGCGAGCCAATGAGCGCATCCCCGCCCATCGCGATGCAGCAGGGCCTGCAGAGCTGCGAAACCTGCGGGCTGCTCTCGCGTCCCGCCCCGGGCGAGGCCGAAGGGCTCTGCCCGCGATGCGACGAGCCGCTCGAGTTTCGCAAGCGCGACAGTATCCAGCGTACCTGGGCATACCTGATCGCCGCCGCGGTCTGTTATATCCCGGCCAACATCCTCCCCGTGCTGACGACGACCACCGCCGCCGGCTCCGATTCCGACACGATCCTGCAGGGTGTGGTCTTGCTGTGGTCGCCGACCGGATGGCCGCTGTCGCTGATCGTGCTCATCGCGAGCATC is from Candidatus Binataceae bacterium and encodes:
- a CDS encoding paraquat-inducible protein A, whose protein sequence is MSASPPIAMQQGLQSCETCGLLSRPAPGEAEGLCPRCDEPLEFRKRDSIQRTWAYLIAAAVCYIPANILPVLTTTTAAGSDSDTILQGVVLLWSPTGWPLSLIVLIASIMIPSAKIIAMAYLLISVQRGSVTNNEQRIRMYRTVEFIGRWSMVDVFVDTFTAALIQLQPLMSVEPGPGLFFFAAVVVLTMLAVESFDPRLIWDAVNLKEVAHG